A genomic region of Arvicola amphibius chromosome 7, mArvAmp1.2, whole genome shotgun sequence contains the following coding sequences:
- the Prg2 gene encoding bone marrow proteoglycan — translation MKFALLLALLFGGASALHLRPETSDFKSPLGGDNLPRDVEISRPEAEECPPGEELISLEEEEGSGSDDTPGVEGAVSGQEMADEDIQCPKEEDTISLKGNPGCKTCRFLLVRQFLKFDKAQSVCRRCYRGNLASIHSFSINFQIQASLRALNQAQVWIGGRIRGLGPCKRFGWVDGSSWNFAYWASGQPRCGIGRCVTMCTRGGHWRRSLCIKRRPFICSY, via the exons ATGAAATTCGCTCTACTCCTGGCTCTTCTATTCGGGGGCGCGTCTGCTCTTCATCTGA GGCCTGAAACTTCTGACTTCAAAAGCCCTTTGGGAGGTGACAACTTGCCTAGGGATGTGGAGATATCAAGACCGGAAGCAGAAGAGTGTCCTCCTGGAGAGGAGCTAATATcactggaggaagaggaaggttcTGGAAGTGATGACACTCCTGGGGTTGAGGGAGCTGTCTCAGGCCAGGAGATGGCTGATGAGGATATTCAGTGCCCCAAGGAAGAGGACACAATCAGTCTGAAGGGCAACCCTGGATGTAAGACCTGTCGGTTCCTCCTGGTGAGGCAGTTTCTAAAGTTTGACAAAGCTCAG TCAGTTTGCCGGAGATGCTACCGGGGCAACCTTGCCTCCATCCACAGCTTCAGCATCAACTTCCAAATCCAGGCTTCTCTCAGGGCACTCAACCAGGCTCAAGTCTGGATTGGAGGCAGGATCAGAGGCTTG GGTCCCTGCAAACGCTTTGGATGGGTTGATGGAAGCTCTTGGAACTTTGCATATTGGGCTTCTGGCCAGCCCCGCTGTGGTATTGGCAGATGCGTGACCATGTGTACTCGAG GAGGCCACTGGCGTCGATCTTTGTGTATCAAGAGACGTCCCTTCATCTGTTCGTATTGA